From the genome of Delphinus delphis chromosome 8, mDelDel1.2, whole genome shotgun sequence, one region includes:
- the FAU gene encoding ubiquitin-like FUBI-ribosomal protein eS30 fusion protein has translation MQLFVRAQELHTLEVTVQETVAQIKAHVASLEGIAPEDQVLLMAGTPLEDEATLGQCGVEALSTLEVAGRMLGGKVHGSLARAGKVRGQTPKVAKQEKKKKKTGRAKRRMQYNRRFVNVVPTFGKKKGPNANS, from the exons ATGCAGCTCTTTGTCCGCGCCCAGGAGCTACACACTCTCGAGGTGACCGTCCAGGAGACGGTCGCCCAGATCAAG GCTCATGTAGCCTCGTTGGAGGGCATCGCTCCAGAAGATCAAGTCCTGCTTATGGCAGGCACACCCCTAGAGGATGAGGCTACCCTGGGCCAGTGTGGGGTGGAGGCTCTGAGCACTCTGGAAGTAGCCGGCCGCATGCTTGGAG GTAAAGTCCATGGTTCCCTGGCCCGAGCCGGGAAAGTAAGAGGTCAGACACCGAAG GTGgccaaacaagagaaaaagaagaagaagacggGCCGGGCCAAGAGGCGTATGCAGTACAACCGGCGCTTTGTCAACGTTGTGCCTACCTTTGGCAAGAAGAAGGGCCCCAATGCCAACTCTTAA
- the SYVN1 gene encoding E3 ubiquitin-protein ligase synoviolin — MFRTAVMMAASLALTGAVVAHAYYLKHQFYPTVVYLTKSSPSMAVLYIQAFVLVFLLGKVMGKVFFGQLRAAEMEHLLERSWYAVTETCLAFTVFRDDFSPRFVALFTLLLFLKCFHWLAEDRVDFMERSPNISWLFHCRIVSLMFLLGILDFLFVSHAYHSILTRGASVQLVFGFEYAILMTMVLTIFIKYVLHSVDLQSENPWDNKAVYMLYTELFTGFIKVLLYMAFMTIMIKVHTFPLFAIRPMYLAMRQFKKAVTDAIMSRRAIRNMNTLYPDATPEELQAMDNVCIICREEMVTGAKRLPCNHIFHTSCLRSWFQRQQTCPTCRMDVLRASLPTQSPPPPEPADQGPPPAPHPPPLLPQPPNFAQGLLPPFPPGMFPLWPPMGPFPPVPPPPSSGDAVAPPSTSAALSRPSGAATTTAGSAASAPAPGSASTPDAGPAPGFPFPPPWMGMPLPPPFAFPPMPVPPAGFAGLTPEELRALEGHERQHLEARLQSLRNIHTLLDAAMLQINQYLTVLASLGPPRPATSANPTEETAPTAVAAAFSTSTPSSEATTPSVGASPPAPEPEKPSAPESAGTEELPEDGEPDAAELRRRRLQKLESPVAH, encoded by the exons ATGTTCCGCACCGCCGTGATGATGGCGGCCAGCCTGGCGCTGACCGGGGCCGTGGTGGCTCATGCCTACTACCTCAAGCACCAGTTCTACCCCACCGTGGTGTACTTGACCAAGTCTAGCCCCAGCATGGCA GTCCTGTACATCCAGGCCTTCGTCCTTGTCTTCCTCTTGGGCAAGGTGATGGGCAAGGTGTTCTTTGGACAGCTGAGGGCAGCAGAGATGGAG CATCTCCTGGAACGTTCCTGGTATGCTGTCACTGAGACTTGTCTGGCCTTCACTGTTTTTCGGGATGACTTTAGCCCCCGCTTTGTGGCACTCTtcactctccttctcttcctcaagTGTTTTCACTGGCTGGCTGAGGACCGTGTGGACTTT aTGGAACGCAGCCCCAATATCTCCTGGCTCTTTCACTGCCGCATTGTGT CCCTTATGTTCCTCCTGGGTATCCTGGACTTCCTCTTCGTCAGCCATGCCTATCACAGCATCCTGACCCGTGGGGCCTCTGTGCAGCTGGTGTTTGGCTTTGAG tatgCCATCCTGATGACTATGGTGCTCACCATCTTCATCAAGTACGTGCTGCACTCTGTGGACCTCCAGAGCGAGAATCCCTGGGACAATAAGGCCGTGTACATGCTCTACACGGAGCTGTTTACAG GCTTTATCAAGGTTCTGCTGTACATGGCTTTCATGACCATCATGATCAAGGTGCACACTTTCCCTCTCTTTGCCATCCGGCCTATGTACCTGGCCATGAG GCAGTTCAAGAAAGCTGTGACAGATGCCATCATGTCTCGCCGAGCTATCCGCAACATGAACACACT GTATCCAGACGCCACCCCAGAGGAACTCCAGGCGATGGACAACGTCTGCATCATCTGCCGAGAAGAGATGGTGACTGGTGCCAAGAGACTGCCCTGCAACCACATTTTCCACACCAG CTGCTTGCGCTCCTGGTTCCAGCGGCAGCAGACCTGCCCCACCTGCCGTATGGATGTCCTTCGGGCGTCGCTGCCGACCCAGTCACCACCGCCCCCTGAGCCTGCGGATCAGGGGccaccacctgccccccaccccccaccactcctgccccagccccccaaCT TCGCCCAGggcctcctgcctcccttccctccaggcATGTTCCCGCTGTGGCCCCCCATGGGCCCCTTTCCTCCTGTCCCACCTCCCCCCAGCTCTGGAGACGCTGTGGCCCCTCCGTCCACCAGTGCAG CCCTTTCTCGGCCCAGTGGAGCAGCCACAACCACAGCTGGTTCTGCTGCCTCTGCCCCAGCACCTGGCTCGGCCTCCACCCCTGACGCTGGCCCTGCCCCaggcttccccttccctcccccgtgGATGGGCATGCCGCTGCCTCCACCTTTTG ccttcCCCCCGATGCCTGTGCCTCCTGCCGGCTTTGCTGGGCTGACCCCAGAGGAGCTGCGGGCTCTGGAAGGCCACGAGCGGCAGCACCTGGAGGCCCGGCTACAGAGCCTGCGCAACATCCACACGCTGCTGGATGCCGCCATGCTGCAGATCAACCAGTACCTCACCGTGCTCGCCTCCCTCGG GCCCCCCCGGCCTGCCACCTCAGCCAACCCCACTGAGGAGACTGCCCCTACAGCTGTCGCTGCTGCCTTCTCCACCAGCACCCCCAGCTCTGAGGCCACCACCCCATCCGTGGGAgcctccccaccagcccctgaACCTGAAAAGCCTTCAG CTCCTGAGTCAGCGGGCACCGAGGAGCTGCCTGAGGATGGGGAGCCTGACGCAGCAGAGCTCCGCCGCCGTCGCCTGCAGAAGTTGGAGTCCCCTGTTGCCCACTGA
- the MRPL49 gene encoding large ribosomal subunit protein mL49, whose translation MAATMFRAVQRGWRTGVLPGCGLRLLTQGPPDYPSFVESVDEYRFVERLLPPTSIPKPPKHEHYPTSSGWQPPRDPPPNLPYFVRRSRMHNIPVYKDITHGNRQMTVIRKVEGDIWALQKDVEDFLSPLLGKTPITQVNEVTGTLRVKGYFDQQLKAWLLEKGF comes from the exons ATGGCAGCCACCATGTTTCGGGCTGTGCAGCGAGGCTGGAGGACCGGTGTCCTGCCGGGCTGCGGGCTGCGGCTACTG ACCCAGGGGCCTCCTGATTACCCCAGCTTCGTGGAGTCTGTGGATGAATACCGTTTTGTGGAGCGCCTGTTACCCCCCACCAGCATCCCAAAGCCCCCAAAGCATGAACATTATCCCACTTCTAGTGGCTGGCAGCCCCCCAGAG ACCCCCCACCCAACCTGCCCTACTTTGTGCGACGCTCTCGTATGCACAACATCCCAGTCTACAAGGACATCACGCATGGAAACCGTCAGATGACTGTGATCCGGAAGGTGGAGGGGGACATTTGG GCCCTGCAGAAGGATGTGGAAGATTTTCTGAGCCCGCTGCTGGGGAAGACACCTATCACCCAGGTCAATGAGGTGACAGGTACCCTTCGGGTCAAGGGCTACTTTGATCAGCAGCTCAAAGCCTGGCTTCTGGAGAAGGGCTTCTGA
- the ZNHIT2 gene encoding zinc finger HIT domain-containing protein 2 yields the protein MEPAGPCGFCPTREAQPARYTCPRCNVPYCSLRCYRAHGTCAEDFYRDQVLGELRGRSASPSRLASALLRLRQQRETEDEPEDAGLRPGPAPGGLSGLWERLAPAEKAAFERLLSRGEAGRLLPPWRPWWWVRGAGPRLLEELGDAPGCDAEELEPSPARTPPEPEKDEPAAAEPILGDVPGACPPAVPTLIPTLASLSRGRASPLVRFQLPNVLFAYAHTLALYHGGDEALLSEFCATLLSVSGVLGAQQVFTSTEEALQAAAHVLEAGEHPPGPLGTRGAMREAALILLGEGPANQKGYTLAALGDLTQTLGRARKRAVAPEERDCLYRARKKCQFLLSWTNENEEALTPLALDCARAHRAHTVAAVEVAALTGELEQLWGGPLPPARRTLIEELLD from the coding sequence ATGGAGCCGGCCGGGCCTTGTGGTTTCTGCCCCACCCGGGAGGCCCAGCCAGCGCGCTACACCTGCCCTCGCTGTAACGTGCCCTACTGCTCGCTGCGCTGCTACCGGGCGCATGGCACCTGCGCCGAAGACTTCTACCGTGACCAGGTGCTGGGAGAGCTGCGCGGCCGCAGCGCCTCTCCCAGCCGCCTGGCCAGCGCCCTACTGCGGCTGCGTCAGCAACGTGAGACCGAGGACGAGCCCGAGGACGCAGGCCTCAGGCCTGGTCCGGCGCCCGGCGGCCTCTCAGGACTCTGGGAGCGGCTGGCACCGGCCGAGAAGGCGGCCTTCGAGCGGCTGCTGAGCCGAGGCGAGGCCGGGCGGCTGCTGCCCCCGTGGCGGCCATGGTGGTGGGTTCGCGGCGCCGGGCCGCGGCTTCTGGAGGAGCTGGGTGATGCCCCGGGCTGTGACGCCGAGGAGCTGGAGCCCTCCCCTGCGAGGACGCCACCGGAACCCGAGAAGGATGAGCCTGCGGCTGCCGAGCCAATTCTCGGAGACGTCCCCGGGGCCTGCCCTCCCGCCGTGCCCACCCTCATCCCCACGCTGGCCAGCCTGAGCAGGGGCCGGGCGTCGCCGCTCGTGCGCTTCCAGCTGCCCAACGTGCTGTTCGCCTACGCACACACTCTTGCCCTGTATCACGGCGGCGACGAGGCTCTGCTCTCTGAGTTCTGTGCCACGCTGCTCAGCGTTTCTGGAGTCCTGGGCGCCCAGCAAGTCTTCACCTCTACCGAGGAGGCCCTGCAGGCCGCAGCCCACGTGCTGGAAGCAGGCGAGCATCCCCCCGGACCCCTGGGCACACGGGGTGCCATGCGCGAGGCCGCCCTCATCCTGCTGGGTGAGGGCCCGGCCAACCAGAAAGGCTACACGTTGGCAGCACTGGGGGACCTGACACAGACCCTGGGCCGAGCCCGGAAACGAGCTGTGGCCCCTGAGGAACGAGATTGCCTCTACCGGGCCCGAAAGAAGTGCCAGTTCCTGCTGTCTTGGACCAACGAAAATGAGGAGGCCCTCACACCCCTGGCTCTAGACTGCGCCAGGGCCCACCGAGCCCACACTGTGGCAGCCGTGGAGGTGGCAGCCCTCACTGGGGAGCTGGAGCAGCTCTGGGGAGGCCCCCTGCCACCTGCCCGGAGGACTCTCATTGAGGAGCTCCTTGACTGA